The Streptomyces nigra genome includes the window GCCATCTGCGAACGGCCGACGTTGTGGCTGCAGACAAACAGCACGCGGGGCACGCCGCAGTCGGGCACCCCCTGCACGTGTGCCAGCGCGTCCAGCCGCTCAGTGGCGAGGTGCTCGGCCAGTACGACCAGGTGGGTGCGGACGCGGGCGTGCTCGGCCAGCCGTTCGAAGGAGTCGGTGACGAGGCGCTGGATGGTCTCCGGGGCGAAGCGCCCGCGGTAGCGCAGGGCGAGTCGGGCGATGCCCGACGCGAGGCGCTCATCGGGCAGGACGGGGGGCGGGGATGCGGTCACGGGAACCCCCTTCGGGGCAGCGGGGCGCGGGCCCCAGGTGTCAGCCCCGGCTGGTATCAGCTCGGAGTGATGTGAGAGTATCAGTCCATGATGATGTCAGTCGACACTGACCTGATCCGGGTGCTGGCCGACCCGCTCAGGCTCCGGATCGTGACCCTGCTGGCCCGCGAGACGCTGTGCACCACGCACCTCGTCGAGGAGACCGGCGCCCGGCAGACCAATCTCTCCAACCACCTCAGGGTCCTGCGCGAGGCCGGGGTCGTGGAGACCGAGCCGTGCGGGCGCTTCACCTACTACAAGCTCCGCCCCGACGTCATCGCCCAGCTCGCCGGGCAGTTCGCCGACCTGGCCGAGTCCGCCCGCACCGCCGCCGACAACAAGAGGGCCTGCCCGTGACCTCCACCGAGCCCACCACCTCCGCTCCGGCCGGGGCGGAGGACGACTCGATCGTCAAGAAGCTCTCCACCCTTGACCGTTACCTCGCGGTGTGGATCCTCATCGCCATGGCCGTCGGCCTTGGACTCGGGCGACTGATCCCCGGGCTGAATGACCCGCTGGCGAAGGTGGAGGCCGGCGGCATCTCGCTGCCCATCGCCCTCGGGCTGCTGATCATGATGTACCCGGTCCTGGCCAAGGTTCGCTACGACAAGCTCGACGCCGTCACCGGCGACCGCAAGCTGATGATCTCCTCCCTGGTCATCAACTGGATCCTCGGACCCGCGGTCATGTTCGCCCTGGCCTGGATCTTCCTGCCGGACCTGCCCGAGTACCGCACCGGCCTGATCATCGTCGGCCTGGCCCGCTGCATCGCCATGGTCATCATCTGGAACGACCTCGCCTGCGGCGACCGCGAGGCCGCAGCCGTGCTCGTCGCGCTGAACTCGGTCTTCCAGGTTCTGGCGTTCGGCCTGCTGGGCTGGTTCTACCTCGAACTGCTCCCCGGCTGGCTGGGCCTGGGCGA containing:
- a CDS encoding ArsR/SmtB family transcription factor, giving the protein MMMSVDTDLIRVLADPLRLRIVTLLARETLCTTHLVEETGARQTNLSNHLRVLREAGVVETEPCGRFTYYKLRPDVIAQLAGQFADLAESARTAADNKRACP
- the arsB gene encoding ACR3 family arsenite efflux transporter, whose product is MTSTEPTTSAPAGAEDDSIVKKLSTLDRYLAVWILIAMAVGLGLGRLIPGLNDPLAKVEAGGISLPIALGLLIMMYPVLAKVRYDKLDAVTGDRKLMISSLVINWILGPAVMFALAWIFLPDLPEYRTGLIIVGLARCIAMVIIWNDLACGDREAAAVLVALNSVFQVLAFGLLGWFYLELLPGWLGLGDGEHLDISMWEIAFNVVIFLGVPLLAGFLTRRIGEKKMGRESYESRFLPKIGPWALYGLLFTIVILFALQGKTITSQPLDVARIALPLLVYFAVMFFGTFLLGKSLGLAYDRTTTLAFTAAGNNFELAIAVAIATFGVTSGQALSGVVGPLIEVPVLIGLVYVALAWRKKFTDDAVTTTP